A region of Streptomyces sp. R44 DNA encodes the following proteins:
- a CDS encoding DUF5063 domain-containing protein translates to MSDATLHSVTQDPDDFAVQISDSIESFIVATTEVAKGDEPDSAVPFLLLEISQLLLAGGRLGAHADIVPDERYETDTGPEPDVDELRERFAVMLDPVDVFSEVFDPYEPRKAPVPARISDNLADIVTDLRHGLAHYRAGRTSEALWWWQFSYFSNWGPTASATLRALQSLVAHVRLDQPLAALDGLDTDEDLTEDDLAEEAGRVMLEEIATPLGLRGRPLAK, encoded by the coding sequence ATGTCTGACGCCACACTGCACTCCGTCACGCAGGATCCGGACGACTTCGCGGTCCAGATCTCCGACTCGATCGAGAGCTTCATCGTCGCCACGACCGAGGTCGCCAAGGGCGACGAGCCGGACAGCGCCGTCCCCTTCCTGCTCCTGGAGATCTCCCAGCTGCTCCTGGCGGGCGGCCGGCTCGGCGCGCACGCGGACATCGTCCCGGACGAGCGGTACGAGACGGACACGGGCCCGGAGCCGGACGTCGACGAGCTGCGCGAGCGGTTCGCGGTGATGCTGGACCCGGTCGACGTGTTCTCCGAGGTCTTCGACCCGTACGAGCCGCGCAAGGCCCCCGTCCCGGCGCGGATCTCCGACAACCTCGCCGACATCGTCACCGACCTGCGCCACGGCCTCGCCCACTACCGGGCGGGCCGCACCAGCGAGGCGCTGTGGTGGTGGCAGTTCTCGTACTTCTCCAACTGGGGCCCGACCGCCTCGGCCACCCTCCGCGCCCTTCAGTCCCTCGTCGCCCACGTCCGCCTCGACCAGCCCCTCGCGGCCCTCGACGGCCTCGACACGGACGAGGACCTCACCGAGGACGACCTCGCCGAGGAGGCGGGTCGCGTGATGCTGGAGGAGATCGCGACCCCCCTGGGCCTGCGCGGCCGCCCGCTCGCGAAGTGA
- the recR gene encoding recombination mediator RecR, whose protein sequence is MYEGVVQDLIDELGRLPGVGPKSAQRIAFHVLQAEPTDVRRLAHALLEVKEKVRFCAVCGNVAQQEQCNICRDPRRDLTVICVVEEPKDVVAIERTREFRGRYHVLGGAISPIEGVGPDDLRIRELLARLADGTVTELILATDPNLEGEATATYLARMIKPMGLRVTRLASGLPVGGDLEYADEVTLGRAFEGRRLLDV, encoded by the coding sequence GTGTACGAAGGCGTGGTTCAGGACCTCATCGACGAACTGGGCAGGCTGCCCGGCGTCGGTCCCAAGAGCGCGCAGCGGATCGCCTTCCACGTCCTCCAGGCGGAGCCCACGGACGTCCGCCGTCTCGCGCACGCGCTCCTGGAGGTCAAGGAGAAGGTCCGGTTCTGCGCGGTCTGCGGGAACGTGGCGCAGCAGGAGCAGTGCAACATCTGCCGCGACCCGCGCCGCGACCTGACCGTCATCTGCGTGGTCGAGGAGCCCAAGGACGTCGTCGCGATCGAGCGGACCCGCGAGTTCCGGGGGCGGTACCACGTCCTCGGCGGCGCGATCAGCCCGATCGAGGGCGTCGGCCCGGACGACCTGCGCATCCGCGAGCTGCTCGCGCGGCTCGCGGACGGCACCGTCACCGAGCTGATCCTCGCGACCGACCCGAACCTGGAGGGCGAGGCCACCGCGACGTACCTGGCGCGGATGATCAAGCCCATGGGGCTCAGGGTGACCCGGCTCGCGAGCGGCCTCCCGGTCGGCGGCGACCTGGAGTACGCCGACGAGGTGACCCTCGGCCGTGCCTTCGAGGGGCGGAGGCTGCTAGATGTATGA
- a CDS encoding YbaB/EbfC family nucleoid-associated protein: MIPGGGQPNMQQLLQQAQKMQQDLARAQAELAATEVDGQAGGGLVKATVTGSGELRGLVIDPKAVDPEDTETLADLIVAAVQAANDNAQQLQQAKLGPLTQGMGGMPGLGF, translated from the coding sequence GTGATCCCCGGTGGTGGCCAGCCCAACATGCAGCAGCTCCTCCAGCAGGCCCAGAAGATGCAGCAGGACCTGGCCCGGGCGCAGGCGGAGCTCGCCGCGACCGAGGTCGACGGCCAGGCGGGCGGCGGTCTCGTCAAGGCGACGGTCACCGGCTCCGGCGAGCTGCGCGGCCTGGTCATCGACCCGAAGGCCGTCGACCCGGAGGACACCGAGACGCTGGCCGACCTGATCGTCGCCGCCGTCCAGGCCGCCAACGACAACGCGCAGCAGCTCCAGCAGGCCAAGCTCGGCCCGCTGACCCAGGGCATGGGCGGGATGCCGGGCCTGGGCTTCTGA
- a CDS encoding SLATT domain-containing protein has translation MQPPGPPGGDVTRDLTGTPFPLGDWGEPAERLDELYRWVEANALRTAEWYLSDRVWKRRAARILRIGTAAGVIAGAALPLLDLTGVAEGTAGWGYLSLLLGAACLACDRYFGLTSGWIRDVATAQAVQRRLQALQFDWASESVREVLGPTEGTASEAAERCLGVLRRFSEDVTELVRAETADWMVEFRSGPAPLALQSVGVVPARAESSHPSGRFPLPPGTRPNMPRQRPPEAR, from the coding sequence ATGCAGCCGCCGGGGCCCCCCGGGGGAGACGTCACCCGTGATCTGACCGGTACGCCGTTCCCCCTGGGCGACTGGGGCGAGCCGGCCGAACGGCTCGACGAGCTGTACCGCTGGGTCGAGGCGAACGCCCTGCGCACCGCCGAGTGGTACCTCTCCGACCGCGTCTGGAAGCGCCGCGCCGCCCGGATCCTGCGGATCGGCACGGCCGCCGGGGTGATCGCGGGTGCCGCGCTCCCGCTGCTCGACCTGACCGGGGTCGCCGAGGGCACCGCGGGCTGGGGCTATCTGTCGCTGCTGCTCGGCGCCGCCTGCCTGGCCTGCGACCGGTACTTCGGCCTCACGTCCGGCTGGATAAGGGACGTGGCGACCGCCCAGGCCGTGCAGCGCCGCCTCCAGGCGCTCCAGTTCGACTGGGCCTCGGAGAGCGTCCGGGAGGTCCTCGGTCCCACGGAGGGCACGGCCAGCGAGGCGGCCGAACGCTGTCTCGGCGTGCTGCGCCGCTTCTCCGAGGACGTGACGGAGCTGGTACGGGCGGAGACCGCGGACTGGATGGTCGAGTTCCGTTCGGGCCCGGCGCCGCTGGCGCTCCAGTCGGTCGGCGTCGTCCCGGCCAGGGCGGAGAGCTCGCACCCCTCGGGCCGCTTCCCGCTGCCGCCGGGCACCCGCCCGAACATGCCGCGCCAGCGGCCCCCGGAGGCCCGCTAG